AATACATTACTTGCAATTCAAGACAAAAAATCAATTTTAAACAATAACATTCAAAGAGCACAAGAAATCATTGATACTATTTCAGAAAAAGATGATTTGGATAATGAAGATGTTGAAGCAATAAATGAAATACTAAATTAAAACAAAAAAATTCAAGTACACAATACTTGAATTTTTGTTTTGCTGTTATTTAGCTGATTTACGACGTTTTAATATAAAGAAGTAAATTGCAGCTCCAATTACTGGGATTAATAATAGAAGTGATAAGTAACCTAAACCACTTGATGAATCATCTTTATGATCATTGATTAAGTTTCTTTTTTCTTGAATTTCTTTGTCAAGTAAAGATAATGAAGCGCGCAATTGTGAGATTTCATCAGGATTTTTAGCCGCTTTTAATTTTGCATATAATGATTGGTATTCATTATTATAAAGATTCTTAATATCGTGAATATATGATGTGATGTTTGTGTTATTTTCATCATATTGATCAGCGTCATTAAGACCTTCTTTAATTGATGAATCAATTTGTTTTTTAAGATCATCTTTATCTTGCACAAAGTGGATTTCATCTTTAATTTTTTGGATTTCTTGATCTAAATGAGTAGTTTGATCAAGGTTATCTTCGTTAAGATTTGAAATAATTTTCTTCATTGATCAAATATGATCATTAATTGATTTTGTTTCTTTTCATTCTAAAAGATTTTCACGAAGAGTTTGTGATAACTCTTCAAGTTGATTGTTGTAGTTATCTTTAAGATCTTGCATTTCTTTTTCTTTTGATTCAGTTGCGAGACGTTCTTTAATTACTCTAATGTTATTTACAATTGTTTGAAGTTTAGATTTTAATGAATCTAATCCACTATTATAACCTTGAATTTCTGTATCATCATTTGCATTTGATACTTTTGTTTTTAATGCTGAGATTTCTTTATATAAGGCATCAATGTTATGCACTTGAACTAAGAAACCTTCTTGGTTAGGAATTTGATCATGAACTTCATTTACTTCATTTTCAAATTGATTAATTTTAGCATTCATTTCTTGCTTAATTTGTGAATTTGTATTAAGAGTAAATGTTTTTTCAACTTCTCTTCTTAATGAATCTGCATTTGGGTCAGTTACAGTTAAAGTAAGTGTAATATTTCCGTTTGCATCATCTGCTGCTTTATTTGTAATAGCAACATTATATTTATCACTTGGTGGTGTGATTTGGAAGTCTTGATCAGTTAATGTAGAAGCTTTTTTATTAAGAGTATCAATTAATTCAACATTAATATTATTTGCATAATCACTAAAGTTTTGAACATTTGTATCAATTTCTTGTTTTTTGGTTTTTGCTTGAGTAATTAATGTTGTGATATCTGCAATGGCTTTTTGATATGCAGAGATAGTTGCATCATTGTTTGAACTTGCTTTAGCTGCATCAACTTTTTTAGTGATTTGAGATAAATTAAATGGTAATGAAACACGTAACATTGAGTAGTGATCTTCATTTAAGTTTTCTCTTATATATGAAGTTAACTCTTTTTGTTTTGCATTATATTCTCTATTTAATTGGTTGATTTGTGTTAATTTAGCATTGTCGGTTGGATTGATAAAATCAGTAATTGTTTTTGAATATTCCTTACTTACTCCTTGATATGTAAGTGTGAAACGAACAACTAATGATAAATCAATATCATTTGGTTCAAGAGTAACATTTGAATATACCACTGTGCTAGGGATATTTGTAATATTTAGTTGATTTTCTAAAACATGAGAAGGCATTTGAACTTTATTTGCAACATCAACATTCGCATCTGCCGCATAGGCATCTAATGCTTTTGTGTTTTGGTCATTTAAGATAATTTGTTGCGCTTCATTATCAATTAGTTCTAATCTTTCAGATAATAATCTGATTTTTTCATCTTTATTACCTAAATCGGTAATTTGTGAAGCATTTGTTATTGCTAATTTAAGGTTAGTAATTTCATCTCTGAGACCTTTAATTAAACCTAATTGTGCTGATATTAAGTTATTATCTTGATATTTAGCAATAACTGCAGCAACATGTCTTTCAAGTGGTTTTACTTTTTCTAGTAATGGCGTTTTTGCTTGCACTAATTCCGTGTACTGTTGTATTTTTATTTCAATTATAGTGTTTTGCATTCCAACTAATGTTCTGATATTACTATATTGTTCTTCCGTTGTAACATTATTTAATTCACTTAATTTCTCTGATAATGTATTTTTATATGTTTGAATATCTGTAAAAATACCAGGATAATTTCAAGTATTTGCTATCGTAATTTTTTGATTAATTTCAGTTTTGAGTAAATTAATTTGATCTTGTAAAGCTACTTTAGAATTATTTTCTTCAATTGCTTGTGCAATTTCTTGTTTAATGGCTTGTAATTCAGATGTGTAAGTATTGAGTTTTTCTCTTGATGCAGGTAATAAACTATCATCATGGAATGGTGTAATTTCATCATTAATTAATACTTCTATTTTAGACGATAATGAATTTAATTTTGATTTTTCTGCTTCTAAGAATGAGTGTGATTGGTATTTAAGAATTGTGTTTAATACATCATTTTTAAGAGTATCAACATCATTTAATAAAGCAGTTTTTAAAGCAGAATCAGGAATATTGAATCCTGTGATTGTTTTAACAATAGTTCTTTGTTTATTATATATTGGTGCAGTAATTACAAGATTGAATGTAACTGTACCAGTTTGATTATTTGCGTGATAACTATTAATCGTATATGTGTAATTCTCGTTTTTAGGTGAAATTACAACATCATTTTTAGTTGTAGTATTTGCAAATCTTGCTTTGTTTTCAATATCTGCCATGATTGCCATATTTTCTAATTCAGCAACTGCAGCATCAATTTCTTGACGTTGGTATGGAATTAATTCAATTAAAGTGTCTAAATTTAAATTAATTGATGTTAAAGTTGAGATTGCCTCATCTTTTTCTTCTTCATTAATTGCAGATTTTTCAAGTGCAAGATCAACAAGAACTTGTTGATTTGCAAGAGAAGCACTTTTGTAAGTTTCACCTCCAAGATATTGGGTGATTAATTCATTTACTTTAGCAACTTTTGCTTCATAATCTGTTTTAAGAGTTTTAATTTTATTATTTTTTTTATCAATAGTAAGACTAATAAAACCATCAATTCTTTGTGTAAGACGTCTTGATAAATTTTTGTATGAAATTGTATAAGAAACTTCAATGTACATTTCAGAGTCATGTGGAACAATATCAACTTGACTAAGTGTTGCATTGTTTGATAAGTTATTAAATGTAAGGAATGATAATCTAACCTCTGATGGTAAAACTGATTTATTTGTAACTGTTAATGATATTCCGTCAATAATTTTATTTAATTCAACTTTATCTTTTTCGGTTTGGATTTTTGCATTTAAATCAGCTATTTTGGTATCTACATCAGAACTAATTGTTGCAATTTCTTCTCTAGTTAATTGATCATTATTTAATGAATTTTTGTATGCAGTAAATTGAGTTTGTAATAATTCGATATCTGAAAGAATATTTGGATAACTAATTGTGCTGATTTCATTTAAATAATCAGTGATTTTTTGAATTGTATTATTTTTAGCCTTAGTTGCTTCAAGATCAATTGTTGATTTAGCGATATTTGTACTTGTAATTAATGCTTTTAATTTTTCATTAATACCTGTAATATCATCAAGACTTGATGACGCAGAAATGCTATTAGCTTCATTAATTTTGCTTTGTAATTCTGTAGCAAGTTCTAAATAATCATTATTATTTTGAAGTGTTAAAAGTAATTCTTTTGCTTTATTAACTGTTGAAGAAAGTTCTAAATTAGCATTTAGAATTGCAAGTTGATTTGCAGTTGCTAAGCCTTCAATAACTTGGTTTTTATTTTTTGATAAACCAGCCTTATTATATGTATAAGAAATAGTTAATGTACCAGTTTCATCATTTGGTGTAAATGTTAAATTAGTAATTTCTTTATCTGTTATAGGGCGTAAATCTGTACCAACTGAAATTGTATTTGTAATAAGGTTGATATGATCTTTTATTCCTTCTAATAAGTCTGATTTTTGAACCATTGAAGGTGAGTGAGTGAAACCGAATGTTATTGGTAAGAAGTAAACAAATTTTTCAGCATCTTCTTCAAAATTATGAACATTAATTTCATGAAGTCTTGATTTTTCATCATATGGTTGTGCTAGGTTATCTAAATTATTAACGAAACTTGTAATATCGTCTAATGCAACTTGTAATTGTTCATTAGTTGAATTATCATCAGAAATAACTGCATCATTTGTAAGAATTTTGCTATCAATTTGGGAGATTAATTCGCTATATATTAGAGTTGTTCCGCTTTTTCTCATATATTTTGCTTTAGCAGCAGTTAATGTTTGTTTTTGATTATTATATGCGCTAATAATACGTTGTCTTGCAGATTCTAATTGATACTCACTACTTGATTGTTTTGCTTTTTCAATAGCATCATTAAATGCTAAATTTGCCTTAGCAATTGTATCTGGATCAACGCTTGTGTTGATTACATTTGTGAAAGCAGTTAAAGCATTATCAATTTTAGTTTGTTCTTCTGTTGAATTATTTACATAGAAGTCACGAGTAATAAGATTGTTATATTGATTTAATACAGTTTTTGCATTTGCAATTGCTGTTTTTAAACTATCAAATTTGGTTTTTAATGCTGAATATGCATCTCTTGTGGTTGATGATTCTAATTGAGTTGAAACATTTATTCTTTGTGTTTCGGTAAAATCTGAATATAAATTAGCATCGCTTGTTTTAATTGAGGTAGTAATTGCGTCTAAGATTTTAGTATCAAGAGCATTTCTTTCTTCTTCTGTTGATGCATTAGCAATTTCTGCAAATAGTTCATTCTTTTCGAATGTATATAACTTGTCAGAAGATGCAACTAAATTATTTAATTTATTTTTTGAAACAACGAATAAGTCAACATATTGATCAAGTGTAACTTTAGCCGCATTTACTTGTTCTGTTGATGCGCCTAAATTAGTTAAAACATTATTTGCGTTTTCATAAGCGCTCATAATATTTGCTTGCATTTCTTGTGTTTGAACTAAGAATGCTGGGTTACTTGAATAATTTGCAAAGACTTCAAAAGTTTGTTTTAATTCTTGCATTGCGGAATTTGTTTCTTTGAAGTCATTTATAATTTGCGACATTTCTTCAACATTAATTGTTGTATCTATTTGTTCAATTAATAATGCTTTTTGTTGTTGGTTTAATTCAGTTAATAATTCGACTTTTGCTTTTGGTTCATAAGCATCAGCAATTTGAATATTATTAACTAATTCAGTTACTTTGTCAGCACTTAATAGTAATGGGTGTTTTAAAATATCTTTAACATTTTCTTTTTGTTTATCATAAAGATGTGTTGCGTTATTTAAAACATTTTCAATTTGTAAAGTTCAATCAGTAATATTGGGAACAATATCGTTAAGAGCACGATCAAAATCATCAACCGCTCGTTCAATAGAATCAATATATCCGTCTTCAACAGGTTCAGTGCTTTTTGAGAATTTCTCCAACTCATCATGTAATTTTTCTACTTCAGTTCAAAGATACCCTTGTTGATTTGAACTTCTTCTAAATCTATGATATGCTCTTGAAATAGGTTTTCTTCGGTTAAGAATTTCATTTTTAACCTTAGAAATGAGGCCATTATATGTTTGAATTGTTTCAAATAATGCATCAGTATTTTCTAAGTTTACAACATAATATGCAATTTCTTTACTAAATACGGTTGCAGTTATAACATTGATATCTTTAATATTTTCAAGAATTTCTAATAACCTAGGTAGTTGATCTTTTAATTCTTCTGTTTCAGCGGTATAGGTTGTAATACTTTGTTGTGTGGTTGTTTCTAAGTCATCCAAATCAGTTGCATTAAATATTTTGTTAATGATATTAGAAGGAAATTCAACATTATCTACTATTCTTTTTCTTCAATATCTTTTTGCATTATCATCATTAACATTTGGCATTGCAGCAATTGCACCATCTGCTGCTAACTGAATTATTTGGTTATAAGCTGGATTAATATCATAACTTTTTAAAGTAGAAAATAATGATGGCAATGCACCAAGAACTAATTTAACTTTGATTGTATCAGTTATTAATTCATCAAGTTTTATTGAACTAAGGTTATCATAAGTAATTGTTGTAAATGCATTTGTCGCATTTGTTATAGTATTAGTTTTTAAACTCTTAACTTTATCAACAAGTGCTGTATTTGTCTTAAAAAGACTATATAACTCATTGTCGCTATCAAATGATGGTTCTTGTGCTTTTTCAAGGAATGCTTGATATTCGGCTGATAATTTAACAAGTTTGTTTGAACTATCATTATATTTATCGATTAATGCAGTTAATTTTGCATTTCCTTCTGGATCTGTATCGGCAATTGCGTTTGTTTTATTAATTAAATCTGTTACATAATTTTGAATAAAGTTAGTTTGTGACACTAAACCTAATAATGCATTTAATTTAATTAAGAATTGTTGCTTTTTGAAATAAATACCACGATATGTTACACGTACATCGTTAAAGTTGTGTTCATCATAATTACGTGAAACATAAAATTGATTAGATGGTGTTGTTTTATGAGTTTCAATTCTAAATACTTCATTATCTGAAATTTCTTTCGAACCTGTGTAAAGTGGAATTGTATACGTATTATTTGAATAATTACTTGGAATGGTTAATGTTTTAATTAAAACGTTATTTGAGAATACTTTAACATACAAGTTTTTTAATTGGTTTTGACCATTCGTTATTAGTGTAATACCTTTATCACCTGTTGAGATAGGTTCAATTCTAAGATTTTGTGTCAATGGACCCAAACCACCAGATTGTAAGTATGGTTCTGAATAGTAGTAATTTCTTTTGTAAATATTTTGAATTAAAGTGGGACCCGGAAAATCCATATACACAATCCCTAATTTAGTAAACTGTGGATTATCTTGAAGGTATTTGTGAATTTTTGCGTTTACCTCTGGCGAATTTAAATATGGTTTACTTTTTCAAGATTGAAAAAGATCATAACTATTGCTTCATGATAAAAAATTTACATAAAATGCTTGAGAATTATATGGACTAGCGTTTGTTTTTTGAATCATTTCTTTTACAAGTTCAGCTTTGTGACTTGTGCTATTAATACTATTAAATTGATCTTGTTCAGTCGCTCCTGAAGTAATGAAATCATAATATAAGAAACCACCTTTTCTACTATTATTAATACGTGAATTCATCTTATTAAGAATTATGATTTTCCCTCTAAATTCACCAACAGTAAAATTATTAAATGCTCAACGACTTCTACCATCAGGGTTATAAATTGAATCTCTATATTTGTCTAAAATACTGAAATATTTTTTATTAGCCTTTTTAATTTGGTTTGCATCAGAAAGATTTCAATTTTCTGTTTCATCTTTAATCCGCATAATTACGAATTCAGATGGATTTTCTTTAAGGAATTTAGATGTTTCAGCCAAAACTTTGTCTAAATCACCATCTCCGTATGTTGGACCGTGTCTGATAATCATGTCAGAATCAACGCGAATATCATAAGCTCTAATCCCTAGTTTTAATTGATTGTAATAACTAAATGCTTGTGTTCTTGCATAATTACCTGGAGCACCACCAACAGATTGAGTCCCTGTGTCGTGTGTCGCAGGAATACTTAATGAAAATATGCTTCTGTTATCTGGTAGATCTCTCATCCATTTTGCAGCGCTATAATAATCAGAATTAATTTCTGAAGGATTAATGATAGTTATCTTATCATTTCTTTTTCATAAATTCGGATTACCACTATTTGTTCCTTGTGTATCTGCCGAGCTTCTTGTACCACTAACAGCGGCAAGTGCAACTACTGAGAAAGCAGGTAAAAAAAGTAGTTTTTTATTGTTTTTTTTCATAGCAAATTATCTCCCTCTTTCTATGTACTTTATTTTACTCTTATATTGAATTTATATATTTATATAAATTCTAGCAAATAAAGTTTAATTCTAGTGTTAAAAGTAATTCTTTGAATTAAATTTAAACTAAAATTGTAAAAAGTTCGCGGTTTTTCGCGAACTTTTTTAGCTTTAAAATTATTATTTTTGAGCTTTTTCAAGTCTTCTGTTAAATCTGTCGATTCTTCCTGTTGCTTTAACTTGTGCTCTGTTTCCTGTGTAAACAGGGTGACATCCTGAACATACGTCTACTGAAAATGAAGGTTTAACTGATTTAAATGAAAATTCTTTTTGACATGTTGAACAAACTGCTTTAACTGTGTGGTACTCAGGGTGAATATTTTTTTTCATAATTTAATTCTCCTTTTAACTCTTACTATTTTGAGTAGAACTCAACTACTAAAGCGTCTTTGATTTCTGAGTGTACTTCGTTACGTTCTGGTAAACGGTCGTATTTAACAGTAAAGTCTTTTCTTGTTAATCATGCTGATGCAGCTTTTTCTTGCATAGCGTCTAAAATTTGTTTGTTTTGTCTTGATTTTTCTTTTAAAGTAATTTCTGATCCTAAAGTAATTGACATAGATGGAATGTTTGCTTTTTTACCATTAACTGTAAAGTGTCCGTGGTTAACTAATTGACGTGCTTGTCTTCTTGTTGTAGCAAATCCAGCTCTATAAACTAAGTTATCTAAACGTGATTCAAGTAATTGAAGCATGTTTGTACCAGTAATTCCTTTAATTTTAAGTGCTTTTTGGAACACTTTTTGTAATTGTTTTTCATTTATACCGAATAAGTGTTTAACTTTTTGTTTTTCGTATAAGTGTAAACCATATTCTGAAAGTTTAACTCTTTTGTTTCCGTGTTGTCCTGGAGCATATGTTCTCTTTTTACCTTTAGAAAATTCTTTTCCTGTTTCAAGAATAGAAAATCCTAAACGACGTGATTTTTTAAATACAGGTCCTGTATATCTTGACATGTTTTTTCCTCTTTTCCGCATAATCAGAGGGTTTATTTCTATTTAGGTAAATTTAACTTAATGTGTTCGATATTAAGCAGCTAATCTACTAACAAATTGTTATGCGCAAGTTAAATTTAAAATCTCAATATAATAAACTGCTGTTTTTTATGCATTTATATTTTATCAAAGATTGCAAGTTGTTACACTTTGGATCAAATATTTTTTTGAACCTTAAACATAGTAAAAAATGGAAAAATTAGTTGAAAAAAGTTTTTTATCATTTTTTAATCAAGAAAATATTAATCTTTTAACAATTCCATTTTCATTAAAAATGTTTTTTAGTTGTAAAAATTCAAAAATCATCAATAAATAATGAAACTGCAATTGTTTTGTTCTTACAAATTTAATCATTCAAAATCTATTATTTAAACATTAAAAAAGTGACAAAATCGGTGATATTAAGACATTTAAAAGATGTTTAATTATTAAAACTAAATCCTTATTTTAAATTGCAAAAATATGTATTTTTTAAGGGGTATATAACAATAAAAAAGTATTATAATTTTTAAAATTATAAAAATAGGAGGTTCAATGAAAAAGAGACTATTAAGTGGGATTAAACCAACTGGAGATTTAACATTAGGAAATTATATTGGTGCAATTCGTAATTTTGTTGAGTTACAAGATAATTATGAATCGTTCTTATTTGTTGCTGATTTACATGCGTTATCAACAGGAGCAGTTAATGCAACAGAATTAAGAAAAGCGCGTAAAACAATTGTTGCATTATACCTTGCATGTGGTTTAAATCCTGAAAATACAACCATTTTCTACCAATCACAAGTTGCCGCACACGGTCAAATGCAATGATTATGTACTTGTGAGACTACAACTGGTGAGTTACAAAGAATGACTCAATTTAAAGATAAAGCAACAAAATTAAAACAAGCTAATGGAACAAGTAAAATTCCAAGTGGTTTATTAATGTATCCAACTCTTATGGCGGGAGATATCTTACTTTATAATCCAGATATCGTTCCAATTGGAGAAGATCAAAAGCAACACCTTGAACTTACAAGAAATATTGCACAAAGATTCAACGCTAGATACAATATGAATTTCCAAATCCCAGAAGGTTTTGTACCACCCGTTGGTGCAAGAATTAAATCTTTAACAGACCCAACTGTCAAAATGTCAAAAAGTGAACACGGAACTAAATCTACTATCTATTTATTAGAAGATCCAAAACAAGCTTATAACAAGATTCTTAAAGCAGTCACTGATTCTGAAGGTAAAATTTACATCTCAAATGAGAAACCAGGTATCTTAAACTTACTTAACATTTATGCTGCATTAACAAATATTTCACTTGAAGATGCTGCGGAAAAATTCAAAGATACAAATTACAAAGAATTCAAAGAAGCAGTTGCAACTGAAGTAATGAACCTACTTATTAAAATTCAATCTAACTATAAAAAAGCACTTGAGATTGCTGATCAAATTACAGATGCAGGGGCTGAAAAAGCATCAAAAGTTGCTGATTATCATTTAAATAAACTCATGAAAAAAATGGGTTTATATGCTAAAAAATAATTCAGGAGATAATTATGAACATAATAAAAGCAAATAAAGCATTAAATCATACAACAAGCCATTTACTTGGTGCTGCTGTTGAAAAATTATATCCAAATGTAAAATTAGGATTTGGACCAGCAACAGATGAAGGATTCTACTATGATTTTGAATTCGAAACACCATTAAGTGATACAGAATTACCAAAGATTGAAAGAATGATGAAAAAACTTGCTTCAAGAAACTTAGTTATGAAACGAGTATCAATTAATGAATATGATTTTACAAACAAACCTTATAAACAAGAGTTATATGATGAATTAGTTTCTCAAGGTAAAGAAATCACTTTCTATGCACTTGTTGATCCACTTAGCAATGAAACAATTTTTGTTGACTTATGTGCTGGTGGTCACGTTGATGATACAAAACACATTAAAAATTTCAAACTTTTAAACCTTGCAGGTGCATACTGAAGAGGAAACTCAGATAATATTCAATTAACTAGAATCTATGGAACTTCATGAGAAACAAAAGAAGAATTAGATAACTACCTTGAAATCTTAAAAGAACGTAAAGAAAGAGATCACCGTAAAATTGGTAAAGAATTAAAATTATTCACATTCAATAGATTAGGTGGTCAAGGTATGCCATTCTGATTAGAAGATGGAATGTACATTCACAACGAAATTCGTAACCTTGTACTTAAAATGGACCGTAAATATGGTTTCACAGAAGTTTTAACACCACACTTTGGAGAAGAAGAACTTTACAAAATTTCAGGTCACTTAGCTCACTACCAAGAAGATATGTTTAGACCAATTATTGTGGAAAATGAGCGCTTAATTCCACGTCCTATGACATGTCCACACCACATTTTATGCTACAACACAGAAAAACGTTCATACCGTGATTTACCAATTCGTTATTCTGAACAATCACAACTTTACCGTTATGAAAAATCAGGAGCATTAACTGGTTTAGAACGTGTTAGAGGAATGCTTTTAACTGAAGGCCACTTATTTGTTAGAAAAGATCAAATTGCTGAAGAATTCAAATCAATGTACAAATTAATTAAAGAAACTTTAGAAATTTTCAAAATTCAAATTAGTTATGTTTCATTATCATTACGTGATCCAGAAAACAAAGAAAAATACTATGACAATGATGTAATGTGAAACGAAGCTGAAGCACAACTTAGAGACGTTTTAGATGAACTTGGTGTTAAATATGAAGAAAAAACAGGTGAAGCTGCATTCTATGGACCTAAAATGGACATCCAAATCTTTACAGCTTTAGGTCATGAAGTCACAGTTTCAACATTACAACTTGATTTCTTATTACCAGAACGTTTTGATATCACATTTACTAACCAAAACAATGAAGAAGAACGTCCAGTTATGATTCACCGTGGTCTTATCGGAACATATGAACGTTTTGTTGCTATTATGTTAGAACAAACAAAAGGTGTTTTACCATTCTGACTTGCACCAAAACAATTTACAGTAATTCCTGCAACAAATCATGAAGATGATATTGAATATGCAAAATCAGTAAATAAAATTCTTTTTGATGCAGACTTTAGGTCTAAAGTTGACTTACGTGATGAACGTTTAGGAAAAAAAGTTCGTGAAGCACAAATGTCAAAATCAAAAATTCAAATTATTTTAGGTGAAAAAGAAAGATTAACAGAAACTGTTTCATATCGTGAATATGGTTCACAAGAAACAACAACAATGCCATTAGCAGAGTTTATTCTTAAAATGCTTAGATTGAGAGATTCACGTGAATAATTCAAATCAAGACACTTCAATTGAAAAAACAAAAATGACTATGAAAAAGAAGAAAAAGAATCCTTATTACTTAGTATTCAACATTTCTTTTTGATTAATAACAATCGCATTAGTGCTTATAAGTAGCACTATAATTCCATGAGATAAAGTTGTTCCGGGAAGCGAATATAACTTTCCATTATGATTAAGAATTACTTTATCAGCTTTATACCCAATTATCATTTTAGGACTAGCATCATTATTCTTATTCTATAAGCAAATATCAATCTATTATTTCACAATGTATATCTTTTTAGT
The nucleotide sequence above comes from Mycoplasma sp. Pen4. Encoded proteins:
- the rpmE gene encoding 50S ribosomal protein L31, with product MKKNIHPEYHTVKAVCSTCQKEFSFKSVKPSFSVDVCSGCHPVYTGNRAQVKATGRIDRFNRRLEKAQK
- the trpS gene encoding tryptophan--tRNA ligase, coding for MKKRLLSGIKPTGDLTLGNYIGAIRNFVELQDNYESFLFVADLHALSTGAVNATELRKARKTIVALYLACGLNPENTTIFYQSQVAAHGQMQWLCTCETTTGELQRMTQFKDKATKLKQANGTSKIPSGLLMYPTLMAGDILLYNPDIVPIGEDQKQHLELTRNIAQRFNARYNMNFQIPEGFVPPVGARIKSLTDPTVKMSKSEHGTKSTIYLLEDPKQAYNKILKAVTDSEGKIYISNEKPGILNLLNIYAALTNISLEDAAEKFKDTNYKEFKEAVATEVMNLLIKIQSNYKKALEIADQITDAGAEKASKVADYHLNKLMKKMGLYAKK
- the rpsD gene encoding 30S ribosomal protein S4 — protein: MSRYTGPVFKKSRRLGFSILETGKEFSKGKKRTYAPGQHGNKRVKLSEYGLHLYEKQKVKHLFGINEKQLQKVFQKALKIKGITGTNMLQLLESRLDNLVYRAGFATTRRQARQLVNHGHFTVNGKKANIPSMSITLGSEITLKEKSRQNKQILDAMQEKAASAWLTRKDFTVKYDRLPERNEVHSEIKDALVVEFYSK
- a CDS encoding lipoprotein 17-related variable surface protein, which encodes MKKNNKKLLFLPAFSVVALAAVSGTRSSADTQGTNSGNPNLWKRNDKITIINPSEINSDYYSAAKWMRDLPDNRSIFSLSIPATHDTGTQSVGGAPGNYARTQAFSYYNQLKLGIRAYDIRVDSDMIIRHGPTYGDGDLDKVLAETSKFLKENPSEFVIMRIKDETENWNLSDANQIKKANKKYFSILDKYRDSIYNPDGRSRWAFNNFTVGEFRGKIIILNKMNSRINNSRKGGFLYYDFITSGATEQDQFNSINSTSHKAELVKEMIQKTNASPYNSQAFYVNFLSWSNSYDLFQSWKSKPYLNSPEVNAKIHKYLQDNPQFTKLGIVYMDFPGPTLIQNIYKRNYYYSEPYLQSGGLGPLTQNLRIEPISTGDKGITLITNGQNQLKNLYVKVFSNNVLIKTLTIPSNYSNNTYTIPLYTGSKEISDNEVFRIETHKTTPSNQFYVSRNYDEHNFNDVRVTYRGIYFKKQQFLIKLNALLGLVSQTNFIQNYVTDLINKTNAIADTDPEGNAKLTALIDKYNDSSNKLVKLSAEYQAFLEKAQEPSFDSDNELYSLFKTNTALVDKVKSLKTNTITNATNAFTTITYDNLSSIKLDELITDTIKVKLVLGALPSLFSTLKSYDINPAYNQIIQLAADGAIAAMPNVNDDNAKRYWRKRIVDNVEFPSNIINKIFNATDLDDLETTTQQSITTYTAETEELKDQLPRLLEILENIKDINVITATVFSKEIAYYVVNLENTDALFETIQTYNGLISKVKNEILNRRKPISRAYHRFRRSSNQQGYLWTEVEKLHDELEKFSKSTEPVEDGYIDSIERAVDDFDRALNDIVPNITDWTLQIENVLNNATHLYDKQKENVKDILKHPLLLSADKVTELVNNIQIADAYEPKAKVELLTELNQQQKALLIEQIDTTINVEEMSQIINDFKETNSAMQELKQTFEVFANYSSNPAFLVQTQEMQANIMSAYENANNVLTNLGASTEQVNAAKVTLDQYVDLFVVSKNKLNNLVASSDKLYTFEKNELFAEIANASTEEERNALDTKILDAITTSIKTSDANLYSDFTETQRINVSTQLESSTTRDAYSALKTKFDSLKTAIANAKTVLNQYNNLITRDFYVNNSTEEQTKIDNALTAFTNVINTSVDPDTIAKANLAFNDAIEKAKQSSSEYQLESARQRIISAYNNQKQTLTAAKAKYMRKSGTTLIYSELISQIDSKILTNDAVISDDNSTNEQLQVALDDITSFVNNLDNLAQPYDEKSRLHEINVHNFEEDAEKFVYFLPITFGFTHSPSMVQKSDLLEGIKDHINLITNTISVGTDLRPITDKEITNLTFTPNDETGTLTISYTYNKAGLSKNKNQVIEGLATANQLAILNANLELSSTVNKAKELLLTLQNNNDYLELATELQSKINEANSISASSSLDDITGINEKLKALITSTNIAKSTIDLEATKAKNNTIQKITDYLNEISTISYPNILSDIELLQTQFTAYKNSLNNDQLTREEIATISSDVDTKIADLNAKIQTEKDKVELNKIIDGISLTVTNKSVLPSEVRLSFLTFNNLSNNATLSQVDIVPHDSEMYIEVSYTISYKNLSRRLTQRIDGFISLTIDKKNNKIKTLKTDYEAKVAKVNELITQYLGGETYKSASLANQQVLVDLALEKSAINEEEKDEAISTLTSINLNLDTLIELIPYQRQEIDAAVAELENMAIMADIENKARFANTTTKNDVVISPKNENYTYTINSYHANNQTGTVTFNLVITAPIYNKQRTIVKTITGFNIPDSALKTALLNDVDTLKNDVLNTILKYQSHSFLEAEKSKLNSLSSKIEVLINDEITPFHDDSLLPASREKLNTYTSELQAIKQEIAQAIEENNSKVALQDQINLLKTEINQKITIANTWNYPGIFTDIQTYKNTLSEKLSELNNVTTEEQYSNIRTLVGMQNTIIEIKIQQYTELVQAKTPLLEKVKPLERHVAAVIAKYQDNNLISAQLGLIKGLRDEITNLKLAITNASQITDLGNKDEKIRLLSERLELIDNEAQQIILNDQNTKALDAYAADANVDVANKVQMPSHVLENQLNITNIPSTVVYSNVTLEPNDIDLSLVVRFTLTYQGVSKEYSKTITDFINPTDNAKLTQINQLNREYNAKQKELTSYIRENLNEDHYSMLRVSLPFNLSQITKKVDAAKASSNNDATISAYQKAIADITTLITQAKTKKQEIDTNVQNFSDYANNINVELIDTLNKKASTLTDQDFQITPPSDKYNVAITNKAADDANGNITLTLTVTDPNADSLRREVEKTFTLNTNSQIKQEMNAKINQFENEVNEVHDQIPNQEGFLVQVHNIDALYKEISALKTKVSNANDDTEIQGYNSGLDSLKSKLQTIVNNIRVIKERLATESKEKEMQDLKDNYNNQLEELSQTLRENLLEWKETKSINDHIWSMKKIISNLNEDNLDQTTHLDQEIQKIKDEIHFVQDKDDLKKQIDSSIKEGLNDADQYDENNTNITSYIHDIKNLYNNEYQSLYAKLKAAKNPDEISQLRASLSLLDKEIQEKRNLINDHKDDSSSGLGYLSLLLLIPVIGAAIYFFILKRRKSAK